The Verrucomicrobium spinosum DSM 4136 = JCM 18804 genome includes a region encoding these proteins:
- a CDS encoding acyltransferase family protein yields the protein MKGRPLTLEEFREGKVSGAVFTRLSKKEFGKKRYGLEPGVWVSGKRAIEVGAVEELSRASEPAYRVREGNMLYLNGSLRELLSSRSGEVILALDLPAAFMRAAHLGGSAFLLIGMLTLMQHMGKGRAAGAPLSLANRLHALDSLRGVAAMCVFLFHATVVMYPGSWFTLGKENTEYPVPAVADWIMTPPFSVVLNGEFMVYIFWVLSGFVLARPLLKKASYELVAKATAKRYFRLLPLPFITTVASFFLYTSGGFSAGHFNDLSHFESAMFTIGMVPMTFKSMLWEAAFLGQGFNAPLWTVRLELVGSIALFGLIACTMSMARRELVWAAVLGVMMFVWPQEFMVDFMAGLFLAAHSLRRPDFRLGGGVALLVLAVVVTIGSVHMSRDLSGSWLAWYPSLGVWPLHLAATLAVGLALYSPGAIGLLSWRPLVWLGERSFALYVVHALTLHTVGQGVAVIFMKLGLGPVAASTLGLAVCVIATLWLSDLLTRWVDWPSVNFSNRVGNWFMTAQPKGEPAGGVEGCGGEVATQRPT from the coding sequence TTGAAAGGGCGCCCTTTGACTCTTGAGGAGTTTCGTGAAGGGAAGGTGTCCGGGGCGGTGTTCACCCGGCTTTCCAAAAAGGAGTTTGGGAAAAAACGGTATGGGCTTGAACCGGGCGTGTGGGTTTCAGGAAAGCGGGCGATTGAAGTGGGGGCCGTGGAGGAGTTGTCACGTGCCTCCGAGCCTGCTTATCGCGTGAGGGAGGGTAACATGCTTTATCTCAACGGCTCTCTCCGGGAGTTGCTGTCCTCCAGAAGCGGGGAGGTGATCCTGGCGCTGGATCTCCCTGCGGCTTTCATGCGTGCGGCCCACCTGGGCGGTTCGGCGTTTCTGCTTATAGGCATGTTGACGCTGATGCAGCATATGGGAAAGGGGCGGGCCGCAGGGGCCCCTTTGTCACTGGCAAATCGTCTGCATGCCCTGGATTCCCTGCGGGGCGTGGCGGCGATGTGCGTGTTTCTGTTCCATGCTACAGTGGTGATGTATCCAGGATCCTGGTTCACGTTGGGAAAGGAGAACACCGAGTACCCAGTGCCAGCGGTGGCAGACTGGATCATGACCCCGCCTTTTTCGGTGGTGCTCAATGGGGAGTTCATGGTGTATATCTTTTGGGTGTTGAGCGGATTCGTCCTGGCCCGGCCCCTGCTGAAAAAGGCCTCCTATGAGCTGGTGGCGAAAGCCACTGCGAAGCGATATTTCAGACTGTTGCCGCTGCCATTCATCACGACAGTGGCTTCATTTTTCCTCTATACCTCAGGCGGCTTTTCCGCAGGCCATTTTAATGATCTCTCCCACTTTGAATCTGCAATGTTCACCATCGGAATGGTCCCGATGACTTTCAAGAGCATGTTGTGGGAGGCGGCATTTTTGGGGCAGGGGTTCAACGCACCGCTTTGGACGGTTCGGCTGGAGCTGGTCGGATCGATTGCGCTCTTTGGCCTGATTGCCTGCACGATGTCGATGGCTCGGCGCGAACTCGTTTGGGCGGCGGTGCTTGGGGTGATGATGTTTGTTTGGCCGCAGGAGTTTATGGTGGACTTCATGGCGGGGCTCTTCCTGGCTGCGCACTCCCTGCGCCGCCCGGATTTTCGCCTGGGGGGCGGCGTGGCTCTGCTGGTTCTGGCGGTGGTGGTCACCATTGGGTCGGTGCACATGTCCCGGGATCTCTCAGGGTCATGGCTCGCATGGTATCCCTCACTCGGGGTGTGGCCTCTCCACCTTGCGGCGACCTTGGCAGTCGGGCTTGCCCTCTATTCCCCAGGTGCGATCGGCCTGCTCTCCTGGCGACCCCTGGTTTGGTTGGGCGAGCGCTCATTCGCGCTCTATGTCGTGCACGCGTTGACTCTCCACACCGTGGGGCAGGGCGTCGCGGTCATTTTCATGAAGTTGGGCTTGGGTCCCGTGGCTGCCTCCACGCTGGGGCTGGCGGTATGTGTGATCGCGACGCTGTGGCTCTCAGACTTGCTCACGCGTTGGGTGGACTGGCCGAGTGTGAACTTCTCCAACCGTGTGGGCAACTGGTTCATGACCGCTCAGCCAAAAGGTGAGCCCGCCGGGGGCGTGGAAGGATGCGGCGGGGAGGTCGCCACGCAACGCCCCACGTAG
- a CDS encoding SCP2 sterol-binding domain-containing protein produces the protein MSSHSDDSSTSNTPAELFNTRVAEKTGSPELQALVNATFRFDLSGPQGGSWLVDFRPGSAGVRPAEEEGTCTFAMKDQDFVSLLAGRLNPRMAFMMGTLKVKGDMTVAMKLGQALGAA, from the coding sequence ATGTCCAGCCATTCCGATGACTCCTCCACCAGCAACACTCCAGCAGAGCTTTTCAACACGAGAGTGGCGGAGAAGACGGGGAGCCCGGAACTCCAGGCGCTGGTGAATGCGACGTTCCGCTTTGATCTCTCCGGGCCGCAGGGCGGGTCATGGCTGGTGGACTTCCGCCCCGGCTCGGCGGGGGTGCGTCCTGCAGAGGAGGAGGGGACCTGCACGTTCGCGATGAAGGATCAGGACTTTGTCTCTCTGCTGGCGGGCAGGCTCAATCCCCGCATGGCTTTCATGATGGGCACGCTGAAGGTGAAGGGCGACATGACCGTGGCGATGAAGCTGGGGCAGGCGCTGGGCGCGGCGTGA
- a CDS encoding FAD-dependent oxidoreductase has protein sequence MLTAHDEEEDERFYRDTESTAFPKLSDHQLTLLEPLGSRRIVRRGEVIFPAGARDFPMVVVIQGELEAYETREDVEQILACPGPRDFVGEVSMLNGTSSIAAVRGKADETEILEIPAIKLRKALAELPGVGEPVVQAFMMRRQRLRRDRELAGLRILAHPGCQGARRIDDFLDKNHIPHRLIDSTTLECRTLCERLGVTDGDLPALIASDGSISRNPAIFDVARIAGLLRPLCSDGREEIFCDLAIVGAGPAGLAAAVNAASEGLSTVVLESFAPGGQAGSSSLIENFFGFPTGISGGDLTYRAQLQAFRFGAKFSTPSRVLSLNFPGGEHGAALEIEGSPTTLRTRCVIVSSGAQYNKLGAEGLEDFEGLGVFYAATVMEAQFCRGGTAVVAGAGNSAGQAAMFMSEHAAKVYLVIRGDDLTKNMSSYLSSRVETKPNIEILRQTEIRKLSGSGRLESIQIENTRTGERRTVETTAVFSMIGARPCTSWLPPEILLDEKGFILTGAAIAHAHAWQAAGRAPYPFETSRPGIFAAGDVRSGSVKRCGAAVGEGSMAIENVHQVLGTYT, from the coding sequence ATGCTGACCGCCCACGACGAAGAAGAGGACGAGCGCTTCTACCGCGACACGGAGAGCACCGCCTTCCCCAAGCTGAGTGATCACCAGCTCACCCTGCTGGAGCCGCTCGGCTCACGCCGCATCGTCCGCCGTGGGGAGGTGATCTTCCCCGCTGGGGCGCGGGATTTCCCCATGGTGGTCGTCATCCAAGGCGAGCTGGAGGCCTATGAGACGCGGGAGGACGTAGAGCAAATCCTGGCCTGCCCAGGGCCGCGAGACTTCGTGGGAGAGGTCTCCATGCTCAATGGCACCTCATCCATCGCCGCGGTGCGGGGAAAAGCGGATGAGACGGAGATCCTGGAGATCCCTGCGATCAAACTGCGCAAGGCTCTGGCGGAACTCCCCGGAGTGGGTGAGCCGGTGGTGCAGGCCTTCATGATGCGGCGGCAGCGGCTGCGGCGGGACCGGGAGCTGGCGGGCCTGCGCATCCTCGCCCACCCAGGCTGTCAGGGTGCACGGCGCATCGATGATTTCCTGGACAAGAACCACATCCCGCACCGCCTCATCGATTCCACCACACTGGAGTGCCGCACCCTGTGCGAGCGCCTGGGCGTGACCGATGGCGACCTGCCGGCCCTGATCGCCAGTGACGGCTCCATTTCACGAAACCCCGCCATCTTCGATGTCGCCCGTATAGCCGGGCTCCTGCGTCCCCTGTGCTCGGACGGGCGCGAGGAAATATTCTGCGACCTCGCCATCGTGGGGGCCGGTCCCGCGGGGCTGGCCGCCGCCGTGAATGCGGCCTCTGAAGGCCTCAGCACCGTGGTGCTGGAGAGCTTTGCCCCCGGCGGACAGGCTGGCTCCTCCTCCCTCATCGAGAATTTCTTTGGCTTCCCCACCGGCATCAGCGGCGGAGACCTCACCTACCGCGCACAGCTCCAGGCCTTCCGCTTCGGAGCCAAGTTCTCCACCCCCTCCCGGGTGCTTTCCTTGAACTTTCCCGGAGGCGAGCATGGAGCCGCCCTGGAGATCGAGGGCAGCCCCACCACGCTCCGGACCCGGTGCGTCATCGTCTCCAGCGGAGCCCAGTACAACAAGCTTGGTGCCGAGGGGCTGGAGGACTTTGAGGGCCTGGGCGTCTTCTATGCCGCGACCGTCATGGAGGCCCAGTTCTGCCGCGGCGGCACCGCCGTCGTCGCCGGAGCGGGCAACTCCGCAGGCCAGGCCGCCATGTTCATGTCGGAACACGCGGCCAAGGTGTACCTGGTGATCCGCGGGGATGACCTGACCAAAAACATGTCCAGCTACCTGTCCAGCCGCGTCGAGACCAAGCCCAACATCGAGATCCTCCGGCAGACCGAGATTCGGAAACTGTCCGGCTCAGGTCGCCTGGAGAGCATCCAGATCGAAAACACCCGCACCGGCGAGCGCCGCACGGTGGAGACCACGGCTGTCTTCTCCATGATCGGTGCCCGCCCCTGCACGAGCTGGCTCCCTCCTGAGATCCTTCTGGACGAGAAGGGCTTCATCCTCACGGGGGCCGCCATCGCCCACGCCCACGCCTGGCAGGCCGCGGGCCGGGCTCCCTACCCCTTCGAGACGAGCCGCCCCGGCATCTTCGCCGCGGGCGATGTGCGCTCCGGCTCCGTCAAGCGCTGCGGGGCCGCCGTGGGAGAAGGCAGCATGGCGATCGAAAACGTCCACCAGGTTTTAGGTACCTACACCTGA
- a CDS encoding AraC family transcriptional regulator — protein sequence MDALSAIVTLLKPQAVAAKLVHGAGRWGVRYSAFGHPSYALVLKGACWLAADGEPAQMLGTGDFVLFPATPRFTLASDPKVRPKLLEPVPSGQQVEVAIHGDPEAEPTASLLGGYFQFDPANSSVLTGLLPRMLHLRAGDPAAEGVTALVELIKREALTTRPGQSLVLSRLVEVLLVESLRSVPEEVAPTGLLAGLRNPRLAAALQAIHTHPDHPWTLATLAREASMSRSSFAEHFLRVMTVTPLRYLLQWRLALAKDLLSRGELTVGETALAVGYESASGFSIAFSRELGLPPKAYMESGRRGVVGFKE from the coding sequence ATGGATGCCCTTTCCGCCATCGTCACCCTCCTCAAACCCCAGGCTGTCGCCGCCAAGCTCGTGCACGGCGCGGGCCGCTGGGGTGTACGCTACTCCGCGTTTGGGCATCCTAGTTATGCCCTCGTACTGAAGGGGGCCTGCTGGCTGGCGGCGGATGGCGAGCCCGCGCAGATGCTGGGCACCGGGGACTTTGTGCTCTTTCCGGCGACGCCCCGCTTCACCCTGGCCAGTGACCCGAAGGTTCGGCCCAAGTTGCTTGAGCCCGTTCCCTCCGGGCAGCAGGTGGAGGTGGCCATTCATGGCGATCCCGAAGCAGAGCCCACGGCGAGTCTGTTGGGAGGTTATTTCCAATTTGATCCCGCCAACTCTTCGGTGCTCACGGGGCTGCTGCCCAGGATGCTGCATCTGCGCGCCGGGGACCCGGCTGCGGAGGGGGTCACGGCTCTGGTGGAGCTGATCAAGCGGGAAGCTCTTACGACCCGTCCTGGCCAGTCGCTTGTGTTAAGTCGTCTGGTGGAAGTCCTGTTGGTGGAGTCTCTGCGATCCGTTCCGGAGGAAGTGGCCCCGACGGGATTGCTGGCAGGCCTGCGGAATCCCCGGCTTGCCGCCGCCTTGCAAGCCATTCACACCCATCCGGACCATCCGTGGACGCTCGCCACGCTGGCTCGCGAAGCCTCGATGTCGCGCTCCTCGTTTGCCGAGCACTTCCTGCGGGTGATGACGGTCACGCCCCTGAGGTATCTGCTGCAGTGGCGTCTTGCCCTGGCCAAGGATCTGCTAAGCCGGGGAGAGCTGACCGTCGGAGAAACCGCGCTCGCCGTCGGCTATGAATCAGCCAGCGGATTCAGCATTGCCTTCAGCCGGGAGCTGGGTCTGCCCCCGAAGGCTTATATGGAAAGCGGCAGGAGGGGAGTGGTCGGGTTTAAGGAATAA
- a CDS encoding SDR family oxidoreductase, with protein MPSTILITGCSSGFGKASASLFLARGWNVIATMRTPQPGLFEESDRLLILPLDVTQPATLTHAIEAGIARFGKIDVFVNNAGIGYFGAHEAVSDQAIRQLFETNTFGVMAANRAIIPHMRERGAGTIINVTSSVGIAPMPLVAAYTASKYAIEGFSESLAYEAGMLGIRVKIVQPGLAPTTHFSANSGALGDYPVPPAYAGHAARYFQSMQEYPTNYTTEDDVANVVYATATDGTDKLRYPAGDDSVMLAELRAALPEQEFIGRIRCMTASEPGKIEASSEE; from the coding sequence ATGCCCTCCACGATTCTCATCACTGGCTGCTCCTCTGGCTTCGGCAAAGCAAGCGCCTCCCTCTTCCTCGCCCGCGGCTGGAACGTCATCGCCACCATGCGCACGCCGCAACCGGGTCTGTTTGAAGAGAGCGACCGGCTCCTGATCCTGCCGCTGGATGTGACGCAGCCAGCCACCCTCACCCACGCTATCGAGGCGGGCATCGCACGATTCGGCAAGATCGATGTCTTCGTCAACAACGCTGGCATTGGCTACTTTGGCGCGCACGAGGCGGTGTCGGATCAGGCGATCCGACAGCTCTTTGAAACCAACACCTTCGGCGTGATGGCGGCCAACCGCGCCATCATTCCCCACATGCGCGAGCGCGGAGCCGGAACGATCATCAATGTGACCTCCAGCGTCGGCATCGCGCCGATGCCACTGGTGGCCGCCTACACTGCCAGCAAGTATGCCATCGAGGGCTTCTCCGAATCGCTGGCCTACGAGGCCGGCATGCTCGGCATCCGGGTGAAGATCGTGCAGCCCGGACTGGCCCCCACCACGCATTTTTCCGCGAACTCCGGCGCTCTGGGCGACTATCCCGTTCCCCCTGCCTATGCCGGGCATGCTGCACGTTATTTTCAATCCATGCAGGAGTATCCGACGAACTACACGACGGAAGACGACGTGGCAAATGTGGTGTATGCTACAGCCACCGATGGCACAGACAAGCTCCGCTATCCCGCCGGGGACGACAGCGTGATGCTGGCCGAGCTCAGGGCTGCTTTGCCAGAACAGGAATTTATTGGCAGGATTCGCTGCATGACTGCGAGCGAGCCCGGGAAAATTGAGGCTTCCAGCGAGGAATGA
- a CDS encoding recombinase family protein: protein MNGKFVAYYRVSTVQQGQSGLGLEAQKTAVESYLNGGKWNLIGEFVEVESGKRKNRPQLNAALALCKKQKATLIIAKLDRLARNLHFISGLMESRIEFLAVDNPTANRLTVQILAAVAEEEARAISSRTKAALASAKARGVILGKHGAKLGKANHEKAMQGAQDLKATIASLQANGISSTRGIADALNAQKIVTPQGKQWHKTSVLRLLKRLEKAS from the coding sequence ATGAACGGGAAATTTGTCGCCTATTATCGAGTTTCAACAGTCCAGCAGGGCCAAAGCGGTCTTGGACTGGAAGCACAGAAGACAGCCGTTGAATCCTACCTCAATGGCGGCAAGTGGAACCTCATAGGTGAATTCGTGGAAGTGGAGAGCGGCAAGCGCAAGAACCGCCCGCAGCTAAACGCCGCCCTCGCTCTTTGCAAAAAGCAGAAAGCCACGCTCATCATTGCCAAGCTGGACAGGCTGGCCCGCAATCTTCACTTCATTTCCGGCCTTATGGAGTCGCGGATTGAGTTCTTGGCAGTGGACAACCCAACAGCCAACCGCCTCACGGTGCAAATTCTCGCAGCCGTCGCGGAAGAAGAAGCTCGCGCCATTTCCTCCCGAACCAAAGCGGCGCTTGCCAGCGCGAAAGCTCGCGGCGTGATTCTCGGCAAGCATGGCGCGAAGCTTGGGAAAGCCAACCATGAGAAGGCCATGCAAGGAGCACAGGATTTAAAGGCAACGATAGCCAGCCTCCAAGCGAACGGAATCAGTTCTACGCGAGGAATTGCGGATGCCCTCAATGCCCAAAAGATCGTCACGCCGCAAGGGAAGCAGTGGCATAAGACCTCTGTTCTCCGCCTTTTGAAGCGCCTCGAAAAAGCCTCTTAA
- the ahr gene encoding NADPH-dependent aldehyde reductase Ahr: MSTINAYAATTAKAPLEPFSFDAGELGAEEVEIKVTHCGICHSDLSMLDNDWGMTRFPFVPGHEAVGTVTALGSGAKGLKIGQHVGIGWSAYSCLSCHECLSGRHNLCAKSQGTIVGRHGGFADKLRAQWTWVRPLPAGLDMATTGPLLCGGITVFSPFFEYAIPATARVGIIGIGGLGHMALQFANKWGCEVHAFTTSESKEEEARKLGAHHVHNTKNPGALRKIAGSLDLIISTINVPLDLHSLLGTLAPTGRLHVVGAVVQPMPLRAMDLISGLKSVSGSPTGSPTVIDAMLNFSARHAIAPITETYPMSQVNDALEHLRSGKARYRIVLVNE, from the coding sequence ATGAGCACCATCAACGCCTACGCCGCCACGACAGCCAAAGCCCCGCTGGAACCGTTCTCCTTTGACGCCGGGGAACTCGGTGCCGAGGAGGTCGAGATCAAGGTCACCCACTGTGGGATCTGCCATTCGGACCTCTCCATGCTGGACAACGACTGGGGCATGACAAGGTTTCCTTTCGTCCCCGGCCATGAAGCGGTGGGCACCGTCACCGCGCTGGGCTCCGGGGCCAAGGGGTTGAAGATCGGGCAGCATGTAGGCATTGGCTGGTCCGCCTACAGTTGCCTCTCGTGCCACGAATGCCTCTCTGGGCGTCACAACCTCTGCGCGAAGTCCCAGGGCACCATCGTGGGACGCCACGGTGGCTTTGCCGACAAACTCCGGGCGCAGTGGACCTGGGTTCGCCCTCTGCCAGCGGGGCTGGACATGGCCACCACGGGCCCGCTGCTCTGCGGGGGCATCACCGTGTTCTCACCCTTCTTCGAGTACGCCATCCCTGCGACTGCCCGGGTGGGCATCATCGGCATCGGCGGTTTGGGGCACATGGCTCTCCAGTTCGCGAACAAGTGGGGCTGTGAAGTGCACGCCTTCACCACCAGCGAGAGCAAGGAGGAGGAGGCCCGCAAGCTGGGGGCTCACCACGTGCACAACACCAAAAACCCGGGCGCTTTGAGAAAGATCGCCGGCAGCCTGGATCTCATCATCTCCACCATCAACGTGCCCCTGGATCTGCACAGCCTGCTGGGCACCCTGGCCCCCACCGGACGACTGCACGTGGTCGGCGCGGTGGTACAGCCCATGCCCCTGCGTGCCATGGACCTCATCTCCGGCCTGAAGTCTGTCTCCGGCTCCCCCACCGGCAGCCCGACCGTCATCGATGCCATGCTGAACTTCAGCGCCCGCCACGCCATCGCCCCCATCACAGAGACCTATCCCATGAGCCAGGTGAATGATGCCCTGGAGCACCTCCGCTCTGGGAAGGCGCGGTACCGTATAGTGCTTGTGAACGAGTAA